The sequence GCCCAACTGTTTCCCTACGCCCTGCTGATTCTGGACGTGATGCTGCCCGAAGGCATCGACGCGGGCTACCAGCTCGGTGAGCGGCTGCGGGACTCGGGCAACAAGATTCCGATTTTGTACCTCACCGCACGCGGCACCGTGGAAGACCGCGTCACCGGCCTGGAAGCCGGCGGCGACGATTACCTGACCAAGCCGTTTGCCTTCACCGAGCTGCGGGCCAGAATCCGCGCCCTGCTGCGGCGGGCCAGCGGCAACACCCAGAATGCGGTGCCGCTGCCAAAAGGCTGGATGATGGACTTGGGAGCGCGTGAAGTCTACGCGGCAGGCGTGCGGGCTGATTTAACGCGCCGGGAGTTCGCCCTGCTGGAGCTGTTCGTGA is a genomic window of Deinococcus detaillensis containing:
- a CDS encoding response regulator transcription factor, translating into MRLLIVEDDPHIAELLSDGLTEEGYECDLAASAAEGEPLAQLFPYALLILDVMLPEGIDAGYQLGERLRDSGNKIPILYLTARGTVEDRVTGLEAGGDDYLTKPFAFTELRARIRALLRRASGNTQNAVPLPKGWMMDLGAREVYAAGVRADLTRREFALLELFVMNPGRAFGRDEIIERLWRGEGSVEHKVIDVYVSTLR